Within Deltaproteobacteria bacterium, the genomic segment CTTGTCACCAAGCTGCGCGTGGAGCCCAGCCACCTCGTCGCGCAGCGCGGCGTTCCGCCGCTCGGCCTGCCACACCTGCTCGGCAGCAACGGCCACGGTGAGGACCACGAGCGCGGCGGCGAGACGCCAACCCCCAGCCGCGCGCGCGACATGACGCGAGCGACCGGCATGAGAGATATCCTGGCGATAAGAGTCGATCGTCCCGAGCGCCTCGAGGAACGAGCTGCCATGTGTGCAGCGCCGATGCATCGCCGCGGCGCAGTAGCAAGGGTGATGCCCGCACGCACTCCGGCGCTCCATCGTTGGGGATGGAGATCGGCGGCTTGCGATCGCGCACGACCGCGCAGCAGTGCGGCTCGCGCCTGCACCACTACTCGTATCCGCAATGACAGCCGACCACCCTCTGGTGCGCCCGAAGCTCCGGTCGTCGGAGCCCATCCCGGCACCAAGTGCCTCCTCCCCCGGCGGGACGCCAGCCTTAGAGCGCCGCCAGGATGCGCCGCGCGCCCTCCGCCAGCTCGCGCACGATCACCGCCGCCGGCTTCACGTCGCCAACCAGCCCCGCGCTCTGCCCGGCGTAGAGCGACATCGAGTCGATGTCGCCGGTCGTGCCGGCGCCCGGCGGGAGCGACATGAAGCGGGCGACCGGCACCGTCGCGCCCCCCATGCGCGTCTCGCCGACGGCCGGCTCGTCCGGCCGCTGCTCCTGCCCGCGCCGCTCGTGCGGGAGCCACCGCTCGACGAACGGCGTGCGCAGCACGCGGTGGGGCGCGTCCGGCCAGCCACCGCCGAAGAGCAGGGTATGGACGGTGTCCTCCTCGCTCGCGGCCACCACCTTCGCCTTGTAGATGGGGTGCGCCGCGGCCTCGGGCGTGGCGAGCAAGCGCGTGCCGAGCACCGCCGCCTGCGCGCCGAGCGCGAGCGCCGCCACCACGCCGCGCGCGTCGGCGATGCCACCCGCGGCGGCGACCGGCGTGGGCGCGACCGCGTCGACCACGCGCGGCACCAGCACCATGGTCCCGACCGTCCCCTCGACGTGGCCGCCAGCCTCCACGCCCTGCGCGACGATGACGTCGACGCCGGCGGCGGCCGCGCGCCGCGCCGCCGCGACCGAGCCCACCTGGTGCATCACGGTGACGCCCGCCGCGTGCGCCCGCCCGACGTAGGGCGCCGGGTCGCCCCAGAAGAGCGACAGCACCGGGACGCGCTCCTCGACGCAGACGGCGAGGTGGTCCTCGATCGGGAAGTAGAGGATCAGGTTCACGCCGAACGGCTTGCTGGTGAGGCGCCTCAGGCGGCGGATCTCCTCGCGCAGGACGGGCGGCGGGTTGCCGCTGAACGACATGATGCCGAGGCCGCCCGCGTTGCTGACCGCGGCCGCCAGCTCGGGCCCGGTCACGAAGCCCATGGGGGCCGCGATGATCGGCAGCTCGATGCCGAGGAGTTCACAGAGGCGGGTCTTCATGTGGGTATCGTAGAGCTTGCCGTACAGGTCGACCGCCTCATCGACTGTCCGCGAGGGCTGGCTCGCAGTCCAGAAGGTGCTGGTATGCGGCCTTCATCCGCCGCAATTCCGAACCGTCTGGCGACAGCGATGAGGATCCCCATTCGCAGCCGGCGTCAAGGGCGCCGCGGCTTGCAGTTCGGCGGCGGCCTGTTACCAGGGGGCATGCCGCCGCGCGCCTGGCTCGCGCTGCTCGTCGCCCTGCTCGGCTCGCGCGTCGCGCTCGCGGTGCAGCTCGAGGCGCTGGAGACGGGGCGCGAGTGGCGGCTGCGCGCGCTCGTCTTCCGCGGCAACCGCGCGCTCGGCACGGGCGAGCTTCGGCGCGCGCTGGTGACCAGCGAGCGCCCGTGGTACCAGCGCTGGCGCATCTGGCGCCCGGCGCCGGACTTCGACCCCGTGAGCTTCCGCGCCGACCTGGAGCGCCTGCGCCGCCTCTACCGAACCCGCGGCTACTACCATGCGCGCGTCGAGCACGACCTCGAACTGCCGGCTCGGGGTGACGCGCTCACCGCCGTCGTCTACATCGACGAGGGGCCGCCGGTCCTGGTCGAGGACGTCGCCGTGTCGCTCGGGGGCACGGAGCTGGCGGCCGCCGAGCGCGAGCGGCTCCTCGGCGCCCTGCCCATCGCGGCGGGAGCGGTCTTCGGCGAGGACGCGTACGCGCGGGCCTTCGCTTACCTCCGCGCCTATTACCGCGAGCGCGGCTTCGCGCGCGTGCGGGTGCGCAAGCGAGCCCAGGTGGACGTGCGGCGCGACCGCGCCCGCGTCGCGTACCAGGTCGAGAGCGGCCCGCCGTCGGTGTTCGGGGCGGTGCGCGTGCAGGGCACGCGCGAGGTCGACCCCGAGGTGGTCCGCCGCGAGCTCGCCTTCGGGCCGGGCGAGCCGTTCAAGGCGAGCCTGGTCGAGCGCACCCGC encodes:
- a CDS encoding nitronate monooxygenase — translated: MKTRLCELLGIELPIIAAPMGFVTGPELAAAVSNAGGLGIMSFSGNPPPVLREEIRRLRRLTSKPFGVNLILYFPIEDHLAVCVEERVPVLSLFWGDPAPYVGRAHAAGVTVMHQVGSVAAARRAAAAGVDVIVAQGVEAGGHVEGTVGTMVLVPRVVDAVAPTPVAAAGGIADARGVVAALALGAQAAVLGTRLLATPEAAAHPIYKAKVVAASEEDTVHTLLFGGGWPDAPHRVLRTPFVERWLPHERRGQEQRPDEPAVGETRMGGATVPVARFMSLPPGAGTTGDIDSMSLYAGQSAGLVGDVKPAAVIVRELAEGARRILAAL